In a genomic window of Cloacibacillus sp.:
- a CDS encoding ABC transporter permease, with the protein MIRFRFEPRLYSHPWVNVLIPAGAVVFGLFVGGLLFACLGVDPIRAYTEVLKGAFGTKYGMGEIVTKAIPLSLTALGGLICYKMLIWNIGAEGQLCLGAIATVAVVRYFYVDTLWVMFPMMLVAAMIAGGLWGMTAGFLKARWNVNETITTLMLNYIGINLSEYFIYGPWKDPTSMGFPFTPNFPDAARLWVLTGTRIHAGIFLALAAAVIFQIVLKRSKWGYEITVIGENPRAARYAGINIAKNILLVTFIGGAVAGVAGMSEMSGLYGRMSRGFSMGYGYTGILVAWLARLSPIYVPLVAFLMGLLLVGGDTLQVVMGLPLASLQILQGLILFSVLAAETLSRFKITIVNVKRAGEPQPEAFIAEEKITLPQQEGK; encoded by the coding sequence GGGTCAACGTCCTTATTCCGGCGGGGGCGGTCGTCTTTGGCCTCTTCGTCGGCGGCCTGCTCTTTGCGTGCCTCGGCGTGGACCCGATCCGCGCGTATACGGAGGTGCTGAAAGGCGCCTTCGGCACAAAATACGGCATGGGCGAGATAGTTACAAAGGCGATACCGCTTTCGCTCACCGCGTTGGGCGGCCTCATCTGCTACAAAATGCTTATATGGAACATAGGCGCGGAGGGGCAGCTCTGCTTGGGCGCGATAGCTACGGTCGCAGTCGTGCGTTATTTTTACGTCGATACGCTCTGGGTGATGTTCCCAATGATGCTTGTGGCTGCCATGATAGCCGGCGGCCTCTGGGGAATGACGGCAGGATTCCTCAAAGCGCGCTGGAACGTAAATGAAACGATAACCACGCTCATGCTCAACTACATCGGCATCAATCTAAGCGAATACTTCATCTACGGCCCGTGGAAAGACCCCACCTCAATGGGATTCCCGTTCACGCCGAACTTCCCCGACGCGGCGCGCCTCTGGGTGCTCACAGGCACGCGCATACACGCAGGAATATTTCTTGCGCTGGCCGCCGCCGTCATTTTTCAGATAGTTTTGAAGCGCAGCAAATGGGGATACGAAATAACCGTCATCGGTGAAAACCCGCGCGCCGCGCGCTACGCCGGCATCAACATCGCAAAGAACATACTGCTCGTCACCTTCATAGGCGGCGCAGTGGCTGGCGTCGCCGGAATGAGCGAAATGTCAGGCCTCTACGGCAGGATGAGCCGCGGTTTTTCCATGGGCTACGGCTACACGGGGATACTTGTCGCGTGGCTTGCGCGCCTTTCGCCCATATACGTCCCGCTCGTCGCCTTCCTCATGGGGCTGCTGCTCGTAGGCGGCGACACGTTACAGGTGGTGATGGGGCTGCCGCTTGCCAGCCTTCAGATATTGCAGGGGCTGATACTTTTTTCCGTGCTTGCTGCGGAGACGCTCTCTCGTTTTAAAATAACCATAGTCAACGTCAAAAGGGCCGGCGAACCGCAGCCTGAGGCCTTCATCGCGGAAGAAAAAATAACGCTTCCGCAGCAGGAGGGAAAATAG